In Mustela erminea isolate mMusErm1 chromosome 7, mMusErm1.Pri, whole genome shotgun sequence, the genomic stretch GGGCGACGCGCAGCAGCAGGTGTGGCAGCACCTGTGGGAGCTGCGGGACGGCGCGGGCTGGGAGCAGGTGGGCCCCCGCGAGCGCGTCGTGGCCGCCCCGGAGCCCGCCCTGCACCCGGTGGTGCCCGACCTGCCCAGCTCCGGGGTCTTCCCGCACCGGGAGGCCGCCCGCGCCGTTTTGGAGGCGGTAAGagttctgccccttccctgcactCGGGGTGCCCCCCTCTCGGCTTCAGACAGGGAGTGGACTAGGCGCGCCCTCTCGGGACTGGCGTACCCAGCCTGGCCTCCGTCGCCCAGGGAACTGCATCCCAAGACACAGGACCTATCAGGCCGCTCGAGTGCCAGACTCTGGCTTAGACACTGGGGATTTTTTCTCCACTCTTGGCCGCCAGGAACTTCCTATTCCAGGTGGGAACTGATGTCCCAACGCCACGCTCGGCCAGGCCTGCTCTGCGGGCGTGCTGAAGGCACCTGGGGAGGAAGAGGTTGCTGGGACGCAGGGGGGATCATGCCATCTGGGAGGCCGGAGCGTGATTTTGGGGAGAAAAGGGCATGAGTTTGGGGTTTGAGAAACTCGTTCTAAAACCACAGCTGTCTGCTTACTGGCTGCCGGCCCAGGTCGCACGACCGCTCTGTTTGTTCTCCCTTTGGTCTGTGACACACTCGCGATGTTTGGGACAAGCGGAGagacctggcacacagcaggtgctcagggaaGGAGGGCGAAGTTTCTCTCCCAGCGCAGCCTGGCCGGGCCCGGCATGTCCAGACTTGGCTTTCTGAGGCTGCACTGGGGAATTTAGTGCATTTTGCAAGCTCTCGGGTTAGTATTACGTGGCGGTTAAAAGGGCAGGACCGGTCACTTGGGTCTAAATCCCAACGCTGGCCTTTATTACCTGTGTCACTTTGTGTTTCTTAAACCCCATGAACGCAGTTTCCTTAGTCCAAAGATGGGAAAGATAGTGCTGGCACCGTCACCGAGGTACCGTGAAGGCTGGCCGTGTTAATCCCCGAAAGCGCTTAGAGGATGAAGCGCACGCGGTACAAACGTGTGGCCTCGCTGCAGAGGCATAGTAGGGCCTGCGGGCAAGCCCAGGTGAGAACTCCGCCCCGCGCTCACCTGGGGTCCGCCGCGCGCCGCTCTCTTCTCCGCCCCCTGGCGGCTAGGAAGGGTCGGTGCTGACCACTCCAGGAGCTACAGTCTTGCTTTCCCCTTGGGACACACTGCGCCAGGCCTGTGCTGTTCCACGGTCGCTCTGCGCTTGTGGTTTTGCCTGTCCTTCCTCATATGGGGTAGCTGGTCAGTGAGGGTTGCAGGCCGAGAGATCTCAGCCGCtatcgcctttttttttttttttttttttttttaggcactgctagtaaaaaatgaaggaattcaGCTCTTCTTCCCATGTTCAGAATGCTGTGAATTTAGCATGGCGTCCAACACAAGCCTTAGGGGCACCGGGCAATCTTGCAAAATTTTGCAAAAGCCCCGCTGCTTCGTGGCTGATGCACAGATTCACCATTGTTTTGCAGTGTATACCCTTCATTCCTGAAGCCCGAGCCGTGCTTGACCTGGTTGACCAGTGCCTGGAGCCAGTCCAGAAAGGGGAGTTCCCGGTCATTGCCATCGAAGGCCTGGATGCCACAGGTAGTATTACCTTTGAGTTATAGGCAATGCAATTAATTGCTCCCTTGCGGGAATAGATGGGTCTTAAGTAAAACTTGATAGAGTTCAATTCAGAAGTTTCATGTCCGTCTCTAGTGTGTGCCAGGCACGGAGCTAGGCAGGCCTGGGatgcaaagatgaataagacctTCGGTGGGGGGCCGGAGGAGGGGGGCTGGACCTCAGGTGTTCTGGTGACCAGTAGAAGGCCTTTAATGCAGCTGTGGTGTGGGGAACAGAGCTGTGGTCACGGGCAGCTCAGGAAGAGCTGACACCTGGACGGTGTTTTCCATACATATGAGAGCAGTACAGGTCAGGAAAGCAGGAGGGGTCCTTGCCGACAGAAGGACCAACGTGGGCGAAAGTGCAGGGATTTGAGTCAGCCTGGGGTATCTTTGAAGCTCAGGCCCCGCTGAGGACCCTTTTGAAGCAAAACCAGGAAGAGCTAGGCAGCTTTGGAGCTGCCAAACAGATACTGAAACACAATGGACAGCTCATGCTTAGCCCAAAACACAAAAAGCGGGAGAAGCGAGGTGCCAGGGGCAGCAGGATACAGCCAAGGACTAGGTTAAGGTGGAGCCTCGGGAAGAGATCACATGGTTCAGCGTGAGGTGGGGCTCTCTCCGGGGCAGGTGGGAGTGTTTTGAGGAACCAGGTGGAGCTTTTCCCAGGCCTCGAGGTCTACGCCAGAGTTTATCATTAATTTGTGAACAGAGCACGTTTTGTGTTTCTTAGAAGTGTTGTGATACCACATAGAGGAAACCCTGGTTCCTAAaggtctgggttttttgtttgtttgttttgtttttgttttcttttttctttttcttttcttttcttttctttctttctttctttctttctttctctctctctttttttttttttatccagaaTCATCGTAGGTAATGAACTGCTTTGATTTGCAGGTAGATAGAGTGTCTTTGCTCTTTGTGGGCTAATATGAGCATTTGGGACTGCTGTGGTGGCTGTGGTAACGAAGCTTCTGTTTGTCTTTTCCGCAGGCAAAACCACTGTGACCCAGTCAGTTTCAGACTCACTCAAGGCTGTGCTCTTAAAGTCACCACCTGCTTGCATCAGCCAGTGGAGGAAAATCTTTGATGATGAACCTACTATTATTAGAAGAGCTTTTTACTCTTTGGGCAATTACATTGTGGCTTCTGAGATAGCTAAAGAATCTGCCAGATCTCCTGTGATTGTAGACAGGTAAGTAGAAAGATGCTGTGAGTTTGTCATTTTCTCCCAAACGTGTAAGCGTGTGTGCCCTTACACACAAGTGTACGCCTGTGTTTTAAGTCAAACTGTGTTATGATAATAATGGGAATAATGTCTATGACTTGTTAATTACCTACGTCACAGGCAGGCATTTTGCTAAGCACATACATGTGTTATACCGTATCTGGAACAATTACATGGGTAAGTGGATGCTAAATGCTATCCCTAGCTCACCGATGAGAAGCACAGGTCTTACAAGGGTTAAGGAACTTGCTGCTGACTGAGCTAGAAACAGTGTACTGAGGACATTgacaaagcctctgctttagaaATCGATTCTTTCAGTAATTCATTTGTTCACCAGCTAATTTATAAAACGTGTATTGGGTGTCTGCTGTGGGCCAAAGACTGTTCTCAATTTAGGGGATTTTAGGTACATGAGCTGGACGATGGTGCTCTGTTTCACAGAGCGAACATTCCGTCGCAGCAGCGTGGTCTAGGGCGCACAGACGTGTGAACAGATTGGAGAATGATAAACACCCTGACAAAGATAAATCACGGTGGGTTTGGCCGAGGACGGCCTCTCTAAGGAGGTCATGTTGATCTGAGTTCTGAAGGCTCCCAAAGAGATGGGAATGGAAACTGTGGAGTAACAGCATATGGGCAGAAGAGTCAGCGGGAGCAAAGCCTGCAGACAGAAAGAAGGTAGCATAGTCCAGGGCTAGAAGCAGGCTTTGTGATGAGCACATGGTGGACGAGGGGGTGCTTTCCAGAGGAATGAACGTGGCGGGGGATAGGACAGCAGGGCCCGGGGGCCAAGACAGTACAGATTTTATTCTGAGTGCAGAGGGGAGCCATTGGAAGGTTCAGAAAATGGAGGGACATAAActgatttagatttttaaaatgccgTACCTAAGAAATAGCTTAGAATACCCCAGGAATGATTGAAGTGTATGGCAAGCCAGTCACCCCTGGCTTAAGATCACCGGGCCCGGTGATACGGAAATTACAATCATGGTGAGATCCCATTTTGCTCTGATCAGGTTGGTGAGAACCAATGAAAATGTGCTGAGACTCAGAGCTGGAGATCATGGGTGGGTAGAAGCCCTACAAGGTGCTGGCGGGGCTGGACACTGGGCTCAGAGAGTGGACTGTAACGGGGCAGCAAAGTGAACACTGCTTCTGCCTCCTGAAGAAATGcaagagtttcttttttgttgtttatttcttttttaaaatttaattttttatttaaattcatttaacatgtagtgtagtattagtttccgaggtagagttcagtgattcatcggtcttatataatacccagtgctcatcgtaGCGCAtgccctccccaaagtccatcacccagccaccccaccccccacctgcttccgctccagcaaccctctCTCAGCTGTGTTCATAATAGTGAAAAGTTAGAAAAACCGAAAGCCCATCAGTCGAAGGAAGCACACGGAAGTAGTCGCGTATTTCTGAAATGGAGCACCGTTCCGCAACATCAGCCAGTGCAACATCCGTGTGCGTAAAATGCAAAGCCCTGGTTTCGACTGCGAAAATCAAGTTGCAGATAGTTGTTCAGTAGAACACGTGCCAAGTAATAACGAACTGTAGAGTACGGAGGAGAGAAAGGATAGGGAACGGATTTCACAGGGcgtggaggggagagaaaggaggctgATTCCCAGTACAAGGGGCCCCAGCTGCAGGTGAACTATCGCTTAGCGTTCGGGGGATGTGCACTGCTCTCTGCAATTTTACTAATTTCTGGAAAGATAAGCAGCGGTATCGAAGTATGACAAGTATTCAGGAAATCACACTAATCATAAATGTAAATCTTGAGGAATTTCAAGCAGTAAACACATCCAAGTCCCACAGCCAGACTTGGAACGTCACCACACCCCATAAAGCCACAGGGTTCTCCTTCCCAGTCCCTGCCCatttttccccacccccttcGCCCTCCCCCTGTAGTAACCGCTGCCCTGACCTCCATCACCCAGGAACTGTCCGATCTAGTCTTGACCTGCTTTCATGTTTGTATCTGACTTCCGTCTTGCCCATATAAGACTCgccttgctgctatgaacatgtatatatttttttaatagagagagtgtgcagggtggggaggggaagaaggggagggagagaatcttgagcagactctgtggctcgatctcgtgaccctgagatcatgacctgagctgaaaccaagaattggactctccgccaacagagccagccaggcccccctaGGGTGTTATTCTGTACATGACTTTGGTGCGGGTACATATGCTGTTCTGGTCTGTAGATttccaggagtggaattgttcAAGTGTGTTCAGCTGTAGCAGGTATTGCAAAAAGTTTTCTGAAGTGGTCGGAACCGTTCACCGTGCCCTGTCCCCGCAGCCGTGTTTGAGAATTTCCTGTGGCTTGTGCTCTCGTCAACATTTAGCATCGCCCTCCTTTATTCAAGGGTCTCCACTGGTTCCCAGTGGCTACGTTGATCACTGAAAAGCTAGTTTGCCACATCTGGAAACCTCTACCCCTtccctgaaatgtttttctttgtacgCTTTTCTGTGTCTCTGAACTATTCCATGAGAAGGCGATTTGCAGCGTGGGTAGGGAACAAAGTGGGAGGTGGTGGGTTGCCAGGTAAGAGgagcaaagcaaaaaataagcTAGAAGGCCAGTGTTCTCATCTAAGCTGCAATGCCAGCAGGTAGTTTTAACCCTGGGGATGGCAAGATCATTATTGCAAGGTTGCGAGTTAGAGGGGATCCTGGAGAAGGGTAAGAAATTGTATTCCTTTGTAGGACTTCTTTGCCTGTGGGATGTTTTTACCCTATTATTAATGGGTCTGGATCTACCGTATTTGAGATCTTCTTTTTAGACCATGTCCTTTCTCAGGGAGACAGACTGAACTTCTCCTAATATAGGGAGACTCCCTGAGGCGCAGGATTTCTTCAGACATCCCAAAGTCCTGGAGCTGCACTGGCTTCTGCATGTAGATAGATACCTAGCCTCTCTGCTGCCGGTTTCCTAATCTGCCCAGTGGAGATACTCCATatcccttccctgcccacctctgAAACTTTGATGAATGTCCATTGGGTTGGTGCAGGGGGGAAGTGCTTTGCAATAGCAAATTGCCATTAAGATATAAAGCATTATTATATAAGCTATGTACAATGCGTTAGCAAATTGCCTTTGATCTGAACCGATGTGGCTTGCCTCATGGCAGGAATGGAAAATTCTAAAGGGTGGAGAGCCTGAAATTGATGGCCAGAGGGTATGATTATTTAAAACGAGCCGCAGCATTGTCAGGGAGAGCACTCCTGCTGTAGAAAACGGGCTCATTCTTCCCTTGCTTTATCTCCTTTGTGTCTGCGAATTGTCGGCAATTTTGTTCTTTAGAGAGATACTGTATCACCTtgtcaaatgagaagaaaagagcGCTTATTTGTTGTCTGGGTGGGTTTTGTTCATGTGTAAAGATTTTAATGAAACCCATTTCAGACCACACCATCGTCTGGCAGAACAAACGAGGCAGCAGAGTCGTCTTTGATGGTGACTGTGGTTAAGGTTGGCAACTTAATCACCCTCATTacctttaaaaatctattcttgCTGATGGTTTTTCTACAAAAAGAAGgcttttaaaatgaagatgatatcAGCCTCTGTATTCATAGCTGAGTGTTTAATTCAGTGAACACGGGACACGTGCAAAATGCGGAGCAAATTGTAGTTTGGTTGCCAAGAAAGAGAAGCCTGGACTTGCAGGGATGTCTTCAGCTCAGGGGATACGCCGCATCTCACAGAGGATGGAAAGCGCATGATTGTAGGTGGTCAGTCAGGGGCCTGATGGAGGAGGCTGGGGTTTCAGTGCACACTTCTGGAGGTGGATGAGGGCCTGGAAGAGTGGACGGTATTGGGATTCATCGTCTCCCCAGTTAATTGTTTTTGGGGGCTCTTTTTCAGTATTGTCTGCATTACCACATTTGAAAAATGCAGCTTTAGTGATAATCAGTGTCCAGTAAGAATAGATACTGTCTTCTAATGATGGGGTGATACAGTTTGTAAagggtttgtctttctttttctttttcttttttttttttacagcaattgtggaaggaaaacaaagcttgcgtgcttttcattttccaggtggggaaattgaggctGTAGTGGCTTAAATGAGTTACCTGTGTCCACAGAGCAAGTAGGGGGCAGGGGATAAATTGATCCGCAGCTTGGGTAATGCTATGAATTCATTTCATAGAGTCTAGTACGTCCTTTTCACTCTGCaaagaagttcaaaaagaaaatgatcaagaatttaggattttatgtattattccttttaaaaattatttatttttgagagagagagagagagagagagcacatatgcaTGAacacaggggagggggcagaggcacagggagaggcagaaccccaagccgactccacacagagcacagagccccatacagggctcgatctcacaaccttgaaatcatgacctaagccgaaaccaaaagtcagatgtttaacgggctgcaccacccaggcatccccagaatttaggattttaaaacactgaaggcAGCAAATTGAAAATACGAACAGGGGTGGGACCATAGGTTCTTCTCTTCATTGGGATGTTGATAATCATTTCATAAATATCCGTTGCAGGCGATATTCCTTTGCTACTGTATTTAAAGTTTTGCATTTAGTCTCTAGACTTGGAGTATGATAGGAACAGGGCAAGATTCTAATAAGCTCTGCCAACTCATAAACAGATTCCGATTTGTTCATTTGCACACCCAAAGAATGCTTACTGCGTGCCAAACACTGGTTTCAGTTTTGGGAACGCAGAGGTGACTAGAAAAGGAATTTTCTAAGGGAGGAGTTGAAAGAGGTCATACTTACAGACAAATTGCTTTTCTTTACTCTTTGGTAGATTCCACCATGAAGGACATTGAGGGCCCAGAGGAGGGAACCAGGAACTCTACTTGGGGGTTCCTTCCGAGTGGGGCTCTGCAGGCAGAGTAGGAGTTTGCTCGCTGAGAAGCTCAGCCCAGCTGGAGGAAAGAGCACGAATGCAGTGCACATGGGTGTAGCCCGTGAACGCGGTTCTGTGTCTTGAGCAGGATGTTTCCAGCAGGCAGGGAAAAGCCATGGGGCATtttgaaatagattttcttttgcGGTGGtgattttcttctcctcctcctgccagcATTTAAAAGGAGCCTGtcaagggcgggggggggggggtgtcacagAGTAGTGGAGGTCGTATTTGGGtttactccccctcccccccaagggGTGCACAGTGAGTGGCTGGACCCTGGGCAGGACAAGGGCCGCCTCGCCAGCGCCCCCAGAATGTGGATTTCATCCGCAAACTCCACTTTAAAACAACTTAACACTGAATGGACCCGCGGGTTTTCATCTGGCCACGACATGAGATTAGCTGCAAGGGGACTCGGGGACACGTCGCCCTCCCTTTTACAGAAGGCGACATGGGTCAGGCCAGAGAGATGCCAATGGTGTCACCTTGGGACGCACGTGGGATCCGCCGAGTCTCCGTCGCTCTGTGAAGAGCCCGCTGCATTCTGACTGTGGCTGTTGGCTTCGGTGTACTCTTCACAttttataaacactttaaaaataagatttaggggcacctgggtggctcagtgagtgaagcccaaagtctgcctttggctccagtcatgctcccagggtcctgagatcgagtcccgagCCGGATGGGGCTCCcggcccagtggggagcctgcttctccctctggccctcccccacttGGGTTCTCGCTCACTCACTctacgctctctctcaaataataataaaaaaaaatcttaaattaaaaaaaaacaagttttagttttgttaatttggtGTGTGCAACGCTGAGGACACTTGAGCCTTTGCTGGTTTCAGCGTCTTCCCCAACTGATCTTCAGGTACATCTTGACCTTGACCTCTGTGGGTGCAGAACTCACTCCTGCCCTCCTTCTCAGGTACTGGCACAGCACGGCCACCTACGCCATAGCCACCGAGGTGACCGGGGGGCTCCAGCATCTGCCCCCGGCCCATCATCCCATCTACCAGTGGCCCAGGGACCTGCTCAAGCCCGACCTGGTCCTGCTGCTCACAGTGAGTCCCGAGGAGAGGATGCATCGGATCGAGGGCCGGGGCATGGAGAGGACCAGAGAGGAAGCTGAGCTGGAGGCCAACAGCATATTCCGTCAGAAGTAGGTGTCCCGGGGTGCATGGCGGGGGTCCTGGTCATGGTGGTGAGCTGGGATCAGCTCTGACTTTAGGAAGGCGGAGAAAATGACTTCATTCCCATTTTCCAAACCCACAAGACCGTATCCTCCAAGCTGGGTTCTGCTCCTGATGGTGTCGTTCCCCCAGGGCTTCAGCATCGTGGCTGTGGGACTGGACCCCAGGCCTTCCTTCTGGTCCTGGCTGTGCCGGGAACAGTGTGGACCTGGACCTGGCTGAGACGCTGCACGTTCCTGGGTCTCGGCTCCCCAGTCGTAATCTAATGGGCACGGAGTGCTGGGAGCCCGCGGTGACTTTTCCTTAGTGTCAGGTTTTTGGGTTCCGATGCTCTGATCCTTGCAAAGGAACAGGAACCTCACTTTACTGTTTACAAAATGGAGGCTCAAAGGACTAAGTGATTTGTCTAGATTCGCGCAGCTACACTGTGGTAAAACAGGATTGAAATCACAGTCTTTCTGGTTCTCAAGGTAGTGGTTTTGTTGTCGTTAGAAACCGGGGGGGAGAGTCTGGGCTGTCGTCTTGCCTGACGGCTGAGCCTGAGGCAGCCTGGGAGGACAGGTTCAAAAAGCCAACGCAGAGGAGTTTAGATAAATAGACAATGAGAGCCATGCTATCCTAACACAGTCCTGCTAGACATAACCCGGCAACAGCAGTGCTGTGTGCACGCAAGCCACATCAGACCATTTACCTGCACTGACGCAATTAGGCCTCGTGACGCAGCCGCCAGGAAGGCGTGATttctgtcctcattttacagatgggaagacagaggcagaggggaagggaacgGGTGAGTTCACTCAGCGAGGAAGTGTAAACCGCACGTGTTGTAGACACAGGCCGGCCCGCTTCCGTCAGGCCGTCCGCACACTCATTCGCAGGCAGGGAGGCTAGCTCACACCCGAGGGCGAAGTGGAAACCTGGTGCAGTTTTAGCAGACTCGGCCGTGGAAACAGTGCCGTGGCTGAGGACCGCTGGCTTGTCTGAGATCTTCAGTGCAGACCATGGGGACATTTCCCGGTTGTCCAATCAGTTAATCTCTTAGAGCCTCTGCTACTTTCTTTGCAAAACGGGGGAGGGCCTGGTTCCCTTCCCGAGCTTACCCCGGGTATGAAACCAGAAGAATCATGCAGAATGCTGACGCTTGGTAGGTAATAGGTATCGATAAAGGCTAGCTATGGAGCCTTATTATAAATTTATGATTTATTGAACAAAATGTATCCAGTGTCTCCTGTGGGTAAAGCCAGTGGCCAAGGGGAAGAGTGAGATAAACCAGATGGGGTCCTTGCTGTAAACTCTGTATATCACGGTAGGAAAATAGCATTTGCATGGAGAGCCGTGTTAAAAGATAAACCAACCCTTTTCATTATGCCTGTCCCCAGGGTAGAAGTGTCCTATCAGCGGATGGAGAACCCTGGCTGCCATGTGGTTGATGCCGGCCCCTCAAGAGAAAAAGTCCTCCAGACGGTTTTAAGCATAATCCAAAATAATTGTAATTAATTGTAATGACTCCAAAATGTAATTACCCATTTTGCTAGATTTGGTGTTGTTTGATGCATCTAGGCCCATGACTGGTTGCTTGTTTTTCCCAGATTTCTGTTGCATAAACAGAGCGTGTCCTAGAAAAATGGAGACCAGACATTTTGGTTTTACTTAAACCATTATCCTTCCTTCTGACCAATGGACCCATCAAGGTTGAGACTGTCATGTTCCAGCcagagatcagtggttgctttTTCAAgtataacaaattttttttaaaaaatatattttaactacaTTCCTACCAAATACTTCCAAGTTTTGTCTTATCCAGAAAGCATGAGGGACACAGAGGCAACCAGGATGATCTCCCAAATCAACAGAAGCCCCTTCAGCCTCTCCCATGCCTACACCTGGGCCACTGATGGGATCTTGATGTAGTAGACTTGCCTTTTTCCCCATATTGCCACACTCCATCAATGGGGACTCCGGCCTGATCCTTGAGCCAAGTGCCCCTGAAGAAAGGGTCCATGTGTCCTGGCTGTCTGAGGACACTCCCACAGAGCCATCTTTGGGTAGGGGACACTTACAAAGAAGACCTGGGACTTGTGCCCTACTGGCCCTGAGATCGTCCTCTTGGTTAGCATCTGTAAGATAGATAGAGAGACGGCCAACCCAAGATGCTCTAAGTACAAACACACCAGGCTTCTTTGAAttatgttctctttatttatatttctttccttccccctgaAAACATGGTTTTGGATATAATGAGTGTTTTGGACTGAGCTGGATGCCTTAAACTTAGCCAATCGAGCAATATATTTGTATTGATATTTACATCATGTTTCTCCTCAGCGTAAGGGCTCTGCTTACTAATTAAAATTGAAGCCAAGAAGCTAAATGCAGCGCTTGTTGTGTATTTTCATTACACAGATTTAATTGATCTCACTAAATAAGCACAGTGGATCCTGGAATGAGATTTCTTAGTAAATTATCTTGCACTTGAATGTCTTACGCTTACGCATGAAATCAGCTTTGAGATCTGTTTgcctagggaaaaagaaaagctgaggaaagaggaaattcaATAACTCTGTGGCCTGGGAGAGTCACTTGACATCAATAGTCCGTGTAACTTGATCTGCAAAGTGATAATAATTCTTTATTTGTCCTAAGGAGTTTGCTGAACCAGGTGATGACCTAAAATTCCTTCCAGTTCGAAGACAGGTGAAGTTTGTGAATTGAACATTCCCcccaaataattacatttaaggCCTTATCAGGTTTATCATATAGAATTTTAGATTGTAATCAAGTTTAGTATTAATAACtgtatcatactgtttttcaaGAGAATTAGAGGtaatttttacataatatatttacatatataaatatgtaattggTTTcagttgaaaatgttttttaaagctaGTGAATAGCATCATGAAAGATGGGATATCTAACTACGTCCTTGGTGTTACTTACTTAAACAGTTTGAAAAGTCTATGTTGGCAGCCTGGGAAAACAAAcactttatgctttctttttgcaCCTTGCAAAGGAATAAAGTTGCTGTGATTTTCTAATTTATGATGTTGTCACAAGTGTATTTTGGTTGTTCGGAGGTGCTGGTCCGGATGGGGACTTTTGGTCAAGGAAGTGGGAAGGTGTGAGCTCGTGGGCCAAGGGGAAGCGGTGGTCCAAGTGCTttcagaggaagggagggcagtTCCGGTTTGTTTAAAAAACTGTTTCCGGAAAGTAGAATCCTTTCTTCGTGgccaatattaaaaagaagaaataattctttgTGCTCTTGGGTTTTTGGGGACCCTAATGGGTATATGATTTATAAGTACGAAATAAGACGGCAACTCTGCCCAGCAACAGACGACAAAGAATCATTTGCTTGGCTCTGTTTCATGACAGGTTCAGTCTTTCTGTTCTTGTGACAGACCTTTCGTGGTCCCAAATATTTATCCCTTTCTTCCACAGTAATAGAATGTTTGACTTGACCCATGGCTGCCAAGAATCACGAGTACATTTCCAGAGCTTCCGTATGGTGAGAGCGGCCAACTGGTGGCCACTTGCAGGTTCTTCCAGAAATCTGTGAGCAGAGAGGCTTATGGGATGCCCCTTCCTCCTTTTCACTCTTCACGCGGCCTGGTATTCAGTGGGTGGTGGTAGCAAGCCTTCTGAGGACT encodes the following:
- the CMPK2 gene encoding UMP-CMP kinase 2, mitochondrial isoform X3 — translated: MASALRPRSPLSLGRLPGPRRRACARAMAPPRRLALELPGCALAHLAVGGDAPDALPDPRVAALLGPPGRSYSLCVPLAPGGDCAARVRAARLHQRLLHQLRRDPLRRCQLRRLLCYGPGGGAGGVEHGFLLHDPGDSPDTRRALFSLLGESPEGPRLGEFVGDAQQQVWQHLWELRDGAGWEQVGPRERVVAAPEPALHPVVPDLPSSGVFPHREAARAVLEACIPFIPEARAVLDLVDQCLEPVQKGEFPVIAIEGLDATGKTTVTQSVSDSLKAVLLKSPPACISQWRKIFDDEPTIIRRAFYSLGNYIVASEIAKESARSPVIVDRYWHSTATYAIATEVTGGLQHLPPAHHPIYQWPRDLLKPDLVLLLTVSPEERMHRIEGRGMERTREEAELEANSIFRQKVEVSYQRMENPGCHVVDAGPSREKVLQTVLSIIQNNCN
- the CMPK2 gene encoding UMP-CMP kinase 2, mitochondrial isoform X4 yields the protein MKRTRYKRVASLQRHSRACGQAQCIPFIPEARAVLDLVDQCLEPVQKGEFPVIAIEGLDATGSITCKTTVTQSVSDSLKAVLLKSPPACISQWRKIFDDEPTIIRRAFYSLGNYIVASEIAKESARSPVIVDRYWHSTATYAIATEVTGGLQHLPPAHHPIYQWPRDLLKPDLVLLLTVSPEERMHRIEGRGMERTREEAELEANSIFRQNNRMFDLTHGCQESRVHFQSFRMSCLKEGSAASGSSTHQKKPSVCAPQAIQRLESRQRRKHDHFPNPVSLLLQALLCPDSEFLVVMVTGSDSDCSGELSNRPDHLLLSQPPDSPKLLPLFTITRQTPLCTQWCCIVYTDSMLGGGGWARAVPTENSSVQSQKMESPLSSLNRKKLFSEPSESPGGQVYLRSNGATRDR